TGGGTAACAAAATAGCAACAAAAAAACGAAGAAATTCGCTTAGTGGTGGACTTCATGTGCAAAGGTAACAAAAGGCAATTACCTGCCAAAAAAGAAACAAGGCTTTTGCCTTACAATAGCTTTTTCAAGTCCTCAACGTCCGGCAGAGCGTTACGAAGTCGTTCCGGCATATCTTTAGATGCACGGTAAGTAGCAACCCCCATCGGCTTGTTATAATCACGAACGGCAAACTCTACAAAGGTTTGATTCATCTCTCTACAAAGTATTATTCCGATAGAAGGGTTTTCGTGCGGCTTTCTGATATATGTATCTAAGGCGGATAGATAAGTATTCAACTGCCCCAAATAAGATGTACGGAATTTTCCGGATTTCAGCTCGACTGCGACCAAGGAATTAAGCTCCCGATTGAAAAAGAGCAAATCAATGAACATTTCTTCTCCTGCAACTTCCATGCGATATTGATTGCCTATAAAGCTGAAATCTTGCCCAAAGGTCATAATGAACTTCTTTACGTTGGCAACAATCGCCTTTTCTACTATCTTTTCGTCTAAATCCTCTTCTTGTTCATCCAGTTCCTCCACATTGATGAAATCAAGCAAGTATTCATCTTTAAATGAACAAACAGCTTTTAGAGCTTGCTTAGTATCAGGCAATGTTTGTGCGAAATTGTTAGGCAAA
The nucleotide sequence above comes from Bacteroides caccae. Encoded proteins:
- a CDS encoding PDDEXK nuclease domain-containing protein translates to MDINQNYREAVKTIKEAILRSQYRAATSVNKEQLSLYYGIGRYVSKNSRIGFWGKGAIEQISSLLQKELPGLRGFSTSNIKNMRVFYEEWEPVLNRQPLAGDLVLDEKLLLSVIRQPLADEFNWADFLSIGFSHHTEIISKAKTLEARLFYIHECATRYWSKYTLRDYLKADLYSHRGTLPNNFAQTLPDTKQALKAVCSFKDEYLLDFINVEELDEQEEDLDEKIVEKAIVANVKKFIMTFGQDFSFIGNQYRMEVAGEEMFIDLLFFNRELNSLVAVELKSGKFRTSYLGQLNTYLSALDTYIRKPHENPSIGIILCREMNQTFVEFAVRDYNKPMGVATYRASKDMPERLRNALPDVEDLKKLL